The proteins below come from a single Prolixibacter sp. NT017 genomic window:
- a CDS encoding DUF998 domain-containing protein yields MKGRDTIIWVGLVSFWLFFILEITLDIWFGSKFPGYDWKSESMSYLGQSGSPIQHWVSLWGIFVSVLISLFVIAFYRVYPSNTWLKLAAFSLLLYGFGEGIGSGLFPINPPDTSITVDGRWHNIFSGIGDTGMVLLPFWLMLMFPRKENRKLHAYLWTVVGIGLVMTSFFLVAKYYQPDNFILHDKGVWQRIYTLNYYVMLLVMSFKMLRDKKL; encoded by the coding sequence ATGAAAGGAAGAGATACGATAATTTGGGTAGGATTGGTGTCCTTTTGGTTATTCTTTATTCTTGAAATTACACTCGATATTTGGTTCGGTTCAAAATTTCCGGGTTACGACTGGAAATCAGAATCGATGTCGTACCTCGGGCAAAGCGGAAGCCCGATTCAGCATTGGGTATCTTTGTGGGGCATATTCGTCTCCGTGCTGATTTCACTATTCGTCATCGCTTTTTACCGGGTATACCCTTCAAACACGTGGTTAAAACTAGCCGCTTTTTCGTTGTTGCTTTACGGATTCGGAGAAGGAATCGGTTCGGGTTTGTTCCCCATTAATCCTCCTGATACCTCCATTACCGTGGATGGAAGATGGCATAACATTTTTAGCGGAATCGGAGACACGGGAATGGTTCTTCTCCCCTTTTGGCTGATGCTGATGTTTCCGCGGAAGGAAAATCGAAAATTACATGCTTACCTGTGGACGGTTGTCGGAATCGGCCTGGTGATGACATCCTTCTTTTTAGTTGCCAAATACTATCAACCCGACAATTTTATTCTGCATGATAAAGGAGTATGGCAACGGATTTACACCTTGAACTACTACGTGATGCTGCTTGTGATGAGCTTCAAAATGCTTCGTGACAAAAAACTATAA
- a CDS encoding SusD/RagB family nutrient-binding outer membrane lipoprotein yields the protein MKKNRFVLIVPIIASLLFSSCSKELTDANINPNSLEKPDATTMLSNTIVSESYHNSSMAWTLGNGYSQYMTFSQSYYNQGTRYSPVTNEPYWTAMYEAARDANTLYDLGKTQSNPMLQAVALTLRSYAFAQLTELWGDIPFSDALQGASGTYTPKYDSQEKVYTDPDEGILPSLKKADDLLKSNANGNVSGDLLFNSNVASWRKFINALRLRYLLRISSQKDVSAEMTAIVNDGMLMDDATQSAALELPTSIPYNFVSLTERSGDFNVKYMNSLLYDTFKATGDTARVSDYFAVTANASSTGTFSFDNYGGMPIVVDATSTQAAAASNFNGSFKSGSNGYLTEARVMTYAEQEFILAEAALKGYIPGNAATFYNKGVMGAYAEIGLDATAASNYLMHDGVKFDSSTSDASMKQIITQKWLANINNGFEGWIEYQRTGYPALQTGGNANMNGGNIATRFLYPTTESTINTTNYNDEVQKMGGKETTTYKAWWQK from the coding sequence ATGAAAAAGAATAGATTTGTTCTTATCGTTCCCATCATAGCCAGTTTGCTTTTCAGTTCCTGTTCCAAAGAACTGACTGACGCAAATATCAATCCCAACAGCCTGGAAAAACCGGATGCCACGACCATGTTGTCCAATACCATTGTTTCGGAATCTTACCATAACTCCAGCATGGCATGGACGCTGGGCAACGGTTATAGCCAGTATATGACCTTCAGTCAGTCATACTACAACCAGGGAACACGTTATTCGCCGGTCACCAACGAGCCGTACTGGACGGCCATGTATGAAGCAGCCCGCGACGCCAACACGTTGTACGACCTGGGGAAAACACAGAGTAACCCGATGTTGCAGGCTGTAGCGCTGACCTTGCGCTCATACGCTTTTGCTCAGCTGACAGAGCTGTGGGGCGATATTCCTTTTTCAGATGCTCTTCAGGGAGCTTCCGGAACTTATACGCCGAAATACGATTCACAGGAAAAGGTTTATACTGATCCGGATGAAGGAATTCTTCCCAGCCTGAAGAAAGCAGACGATTTGCTGAAGTCAAACGCGAACGGCAATGTTAGTGGTGATTTGCTGTTTAATTCCAATGTGGCCTCCTGGCGGAAGTTCATCAATGCCCTCAGGTTGCGTTACCTGTTGCGGATTTCTTCTCAAAAAGATGTATCTGCAGAGATGACAGCCATCGTTAACGACGGCATGCTGATGGATGATGCGACGCAGAGTGCGGCACTCGAACTGCCGACGTCCATTCCTTACAATTTTGTCAGTCTGACCGAGCGCTCGGGAGATTTCAACGTGAAGTATATGAATAGTCTTCTCTACGATACGTTTAAAGCAACCGGTGACACGGCGCGGGTGAGCGACTATTTTGCGGTAACCGCGAATGCATCTTCTACCGGGACATTCAGTTTCGACAACTACGGAGGAATGCCCATTGTCGTCGATGCGACCAGCACGCAAGCTGCTGCGGCTTCCAACTTCAATGGCAGCTTTAAAAGCGGTTCCAACGGCTACCTCACCGAAGCTCGGGTCATGACGTATGCGGAACAGGAGTTCATCCTGGCCGAAGCAGCCCTGAAAGGCTATATCCCGGGCAACGCTGCTACCTTTTACAACAAAGGTGTGATGGGCGCTTACGCGGAAATAGGTCTGGATGCGACCGCTGCTTCCAACTACCTGATGCACGACGGGGTGAAGTTCGACAGCTCTACCAGCGATGCTTCCATGAAGCAAATCATTACCCAGAAATGGTTGGCCAATATCAACAATGGCTTCGAAGGATGGATTGAATATCAGCGCACCGGTTATCCGGCTTTGCAGACCGGCGGCAATGCCAACATGAACGGTGGAAATATTGCCACGCGCTTTCTGTATCCGACCACTGAAAGCACCATTAATACCACCAATTATAACGACGAAGTGCAGAAAATGGGTGGAAAGGAGACAACTACCTACAAAGCCTGGTGGCAGAAATAA
- a CDS encoding site-specific integrase — translation MKKSYSIKLIGGEKSKLKDGSSPIGLVIRKQGKRKIMFLGISALPEQWNSDFQLYIVDSRKKNLHPDREQNNKWLAEVKKRSDKILEEFEENRIDWTLNQFEQRFLNKSKHTGVEGYFQDYIDKLDRSGKIGNKKAYENTLGILKLFDSKFSRLSFNDIDLKYINKFDEFLRVERGLTNATIKYYIKTFRALLNKAIKEGEASSVSYPFGKTGYSISALEQESEKRYLPNDYLEKLKTAELKSHTLRWVRNLFLFSYYCQGMSFADVAALTTDNILVFEGGHYIAYRRQKTEGKDSKIIRIKISDNIQQLLDWFKNNTQLVENYLTPCVSIAGYEGEKLYDHIRGRYRRYNKHLKTLGEELNFEGIRLSSYMSRHSYAMRLKNSGVPEDVISEALGHKDLATTKVYLDSFQKDEIAKANELL, via the coding sequence ATGAAAAAAAGCTATTCCATAAAATTGATTGGTGGGGAGAAAAGCAAGCTGAAAGATGGCTCTTCGCCAATCGGTCTTGTGATTCGTAAACAAGGAAAACGCAAGATCATGTTTTTGGGAATTTCGGCTCTTCCTGAGCAATGGAATAGTGATTTTCAACTTTATATTGTCGACTCCAGGAAGAAGAACCTGCATCCAGATCGCGAACAAAACAATAAGTGGCTTGCCGAAGTGAAGAAGCGGTCTGATAAGATCCTGGAAGAGTTTGAAGAGAATCGAATTGACTGGACCTTGAATCAATTCGAACAGCGCTTCTTGAATAAGTCTAAACACACTGGTGTTGAAGGTTATTTCCAGGATTACATTGATAAGTTGGACCGTTCCGGGAAGATTGGGAACAAGAAAGCTTACGAGAACACACTTGGCATACTGAAGCTTTTCGATTCTAAATTCAGTCGATTATCGTTCAATGATATTGATCTAAAATACATCAACAAATTTGATGAATTTTTAAGAGTGGAACGGGGGCTCACTAACGCTACAATCAAATATTACATTAAGACTTTCAGAGCATTGCTCAACAAGGCTATAAAGGAGGGGGAAGCATCATCTGTGAGTTATCCTTTTGGAAAGACAGGTTATAGTATTTCAGCCTTAGAGCAAGAATCTGAGAAGCGTTACCTTCCAAATGACTACTTAGAAAAACTTAAAACAGCTGAATTGAAAAGTCATACGCTGCGATGGGTCCGAAATTTATTCCTGTTCTCTTATTATTGCCAGGGAATGAGTTTTGCTGATGTTGCAGCATTGACAACTGATAATATCCTTGTTTTCGAAGGTGGCCATTACATTGCGTACAGGCGGCAAAAAACTGAGGGAAAAGATTCCAAGATCATCCGAATCAAGATTTCAGACAATATTCAGCAGCTCCTTGACTGGTTTAAGAACAATACTCAGCTTGTTGAGAATTACCTGACACCCTGTGTGTCGATTGCAGGATACGAAGGTGAGAAGCTTTATGATCACATTCGGGGGCGGTACCGTAGATATAACAAACACTTGAAGACATTGGGTGAGGAATTGAATTTTGAAGGAATAAGGCTCTCCTCATACATGAGCCGGCATAGCTATGCTATGAGATTGAAAAACAGTGGTGTCCCGGAGGACGTCATTTCTGAAGCATTAGGACATAAGGATCTGGCTACAACTAAGGTTTATCTGGATTCATTTCAGAAAGATGAGATTGCTAAAGCAAATGAATTATTGTGA
- a CDS encoding helix-turn-helix domain-containing protein, which produces MDNENVRITDDTPLSFLTVGQFKRLMSNPAKKEIPKQEIPEVFGTKLAAKISGYSVATIYSKTSKKEIPFFKRDNHVLFRKDLFFEWLTENRVETSSEYSKRMDQHLVDKKR; this is translated from the coding sequence ATGGATAACGAAAATGTAAGAATTACCGATGACACCCCATTGTCATTTTTGACTGTTGGCCAGTTTAAGCGGCTGATGAGTAACCCCGCCAAGAAAGAGATTCCTAAACAAGAAATCCCTGAAGTATTTGGAACAAAGCTGGCCGCAAAGATATCAGGATATTCTGTAGCTACTATTTACTCAAAGACGTCAAAGAAGGAGATCCCATTTTTTAAAAGGGATAATCATGTCCTATTTCGAAAGGATTTGTTTTTTGAATGGCTAACCGAAAACAGAGTAGAAACCTCGTCCGAATACTCAAAGAGGATGGATCAACACCTGGTAGATAAAAAGCGCTAA